The proteins below are encoded in one region of Streptomyces ficellus:
- a CDS encoding metal-sensitive transcriptional regulator has product MTTTEAAGLPVSESGTGETGPAGHGDHEHGVHGYHKQKSEHLKRLRRIEGQIRGLQRMVDEDVYCIDILTQVSASTKALQSFALQLLEEHLRHCVADAAVKGGDEIDAKVEEATKAIARMMRT; this is encoded by the coding sequence ATGACGACCACCGAGGCGGCCGGCCTTCCGGTCTCGGAATCCGGCACCGGGGAGACCGGGCCCGCCGGGCACGGTGACCACGAGCACGGGGTGCACGGGTACCACAAGCAGAAGAGCGAGCACCTCAAGCGCCTGCGCCGCATCGAGGGCCAGATCCGGGGCCTGCAGCGGATGGTCGACGAGGACGTCTACTGCATCGACATACTCACGCAGGTCTCCGCGTCCACCAAGGCCCTGCAGTCCTTCGCCCTCCAGCTCCTCGAGGAGCACCTGCGCCACTGCGTCGCCGACGCCGCCGTCAAGGGCGGCGACGAGATCGACGCGAAGGTGGAGGAGGCGACCAAGGCCATCGCCCGCATGATGCGGACCTGA
- a CDS encoding SAM-dependent methyltransferase: MSDIESRIDTSRPHTARIWNYWTGGKDNYPVDREAGDRIRQLHPGIGAYARADRLFLGRAVRHLAADRGIRQFLDIGTGLPSADNTHEVAQRVSPDARVVYVDNDPLVLAHARALLVGTPEGRTDYLDADLRDVDTVLEAAAKTLDLDRPVALMLLGVVIFVEDDAESYDVVRRLMDALAPGSHLVLSHTVVHPSMPDVDEAVAFWNEHGTPRLTQRSPEAVTRYFDGLELLEPGVVPCSQWRPDTPAEPVAMYGGVGRKP; encoded by the coding sequence GTGAGCGACATCGAATCGAGGATCGACACCAGCCGGCCCCACACGGCCCGCATCTGGAACTACTGGACCGGAGGGAAGGACAACTACCCCGTCGACCGGGAGGCCGGCGACCGCATCCGGCAGCTCCACCCGGGGATCGGCGCATACGCCCGCGCCGACCGGCTCTTCCTCGGACGGGCCGTGCGGCACCTGGCGGCGGACCGGGGCATCCGCCAGTTCCTGGACATCGGCACCGGCCTGCCCAGCGCCGACAACACCCACGAGGTCGCCCAGCGCGTCTCCCCCGACGCCCGCGTCGTGTACGTGGACAACGACCCGCTCGTCCTCGCCCACGCCCGCGCGCTCCTCGTCGGCACCCCCGAGGGCCGCACCGACTACCTGGACGCCGACCTCCGGGACGTCGACACCGTCCTGGAGGCGGCCGCCAAGACCCTCGACCTCGACCGGCCGGTCGCGCTCATGCTGCTCGGCGTCGTCATCTTCGTCGAGGACGACGCCGAGTCGTACGACGTCGTGCGCCGCCTCATGGACGCCCTCGCACCCGGCAGCCACCTCGTGCTCTCCCACACCGTCGTCCACCCCTCCATGCCGGACGTCGACGAGGCCGTCGCCTTCTGGAACGAGCACGGCACCCCCAGGCTCACCCAGCGCTCCCCCGAGGCCGTCACGCGCTACTTCGACGGCCTGGAGCTCCTGGAGCCGGGCGTCGTCCCCTGCTCGCAGTGGCGCCCCGACACCCCGGCGGAGCCGGTCGCCATGTACGGCGGTGTCGGACGCAAGCCGTAG
- a CDS encoding NlpC/P60 family protein: MRKAWLVAGVSVGACLSFVALLVVGTYSAAAGLLGGAGGALRGAVGLAKGAVPAAYQPLVQKWGNLCPAINPALLAAQLYQESGWNPRAVSPADARGIAQFIPGTWAAHGVDGDKDGDRDIWDPADAIPSAASYDCELAGYVKKVPGDPTNNMLAAYNAGAYRVIKAGGVPGISETQNYVRIIRSLEKSFARPVGRVEPSRQAAGAIYFAQKKLGTPYLWGGNGTPEQQGRFDCSGLTQAAYRTVDIELPRVANDQYNAGPHPSRDELLPGDLVFFSDDLNDSRAIRHVGLYVGGGYMINAPYTGAVIRFDKIDTPDYFGATRVTEDGAKALPTARP; this comes from the coding sequence GTGCGTAAGGCGTGGCTGGTCGCCGGGGTGTCCGTCGGCGCGTGCCTGAGCTTCGTCGCGCTGCTCGTGGTGGGGACGTACTCCGCCGCCGCCGGACTGCTCGGCGGCGCCGGAGGGGCGCTCAGAGGGGCCGTCGGGCTGGCGAAGGGTGCCGTGCCCGCCGCGTACCAGCCGCTCGTGCAGAAGTGGGGCAACCTGTGCCCCGCCATCAACCCCGCCCTGCTGGCCGCGCAGCTGTACCAGGAGAGCGGCTGGAACCCCAGGGCCGTGAGCCCCGCCGACGCGCGCGGGATCGCGCAGTTCATCCCCGGCACCTGGGCCGCGCACGGGGTCGACGGCGACAAGGACGGCGACCGGGACATCTGGGACCCGGCCGACGCCATCCCGTCGGCGGCCTCCTACGACTGCGAGTTGGCCGGGTACGTGAAGAAGGTGCCCGGCGACCCGACGAACAACATGCTCGCCGCCTACAACGCCGGCGCCTACCGGGTCATAAAGGCCGGCGGGGTCCCCGGGATCAGCGAGACGCAGAACTACGTCCGGATCATCCGCTCCCTGGAGAAGAGCTTCGCGCGCCCCGTCGGGCGCGTGGAGCCGTCCCGGCAGGCCGCCGGGGCGATCTACTTCGCGCAGAAGAAGCTCGGCACGCCCTACCTGTGGGGCGGCAACGGCACCCCCGAGCAGCAGGGGCGGTTCGACTGCTCGGGGCTGACGCAGGCCGCGTACCGCACGGTCGACATCGAACTGCCGCGCGTCGCCAACGACCAGTACAACGCCGGACCCCACCCCTCGCGGGACGAGCTGCTGCCGGGCGATCTCGTGTTCTTCTCGGACGACTTGAACGACTCGCGCGCCATCCGTCACGTGGGGCTGTACGTGGGCGGCGGATACATGATCAACGCGCCGTACACCGGGGCCGTCATCCGCTTCGACAAGATCGACACGCCCGACTACTTCGGGGCCACCCGGGTAACCGAGGATGGCGCGAAAGCGTTGCCCACCGCACGGCCCTGA
- a CDS encoding ATP-binding protein — MRDPLSALTEAFTSFLFGKVETTRLPVRTSTGQAQAVYLPTAAPGLGDSGVIIGREVYSGKGYIYDPFQLYGQQLPAPHWLVLGESGNGKSALEKTYVLRQLRFRDRQVVVLDAQGEDGVGEWNLIAQELGITPIRLDPMAALDGGIRLNPLDPSITTTGQLALLRTIIEVAMGHGLDERSGFALKVAHAYVNQTITNRQPVLTDIVEQLRHPEAESASAMNVDIDDVRAWGLDVALVLDRLVDGDLRGMFDGPTTVGIDLDAPLIVFDLSHIDRNSIAMPILMAIVGVWLEHTWIRPDRKKRIFLVEEAWHIINSPFVAQLFQRLLKFGRRLGLSFVAVVHHLSDVVDGAAAREAAAILKMASTRTIYAQKADEARATGRVLGLPRWAVEIIPTLTPGIAVWDVNGNVQVVKHLVTEAERPLVYTDRAMTESSVPEDIQAAEWEAERRAALIEQQMNESSQSTVA; from the coding sequence ATGCGAGATCCGCTGTCAGCCCTCACCGAGGCCTTCACCTCCTTCCTCTTCGGGAAGGTGGAGACGACCCGGCTCCCCGTCCGTACGTCGACGGGACAGGCCCAGGCCGTCTACCTGCCGACCGCCGCGCCCGGCCTCGGCGACTCCGGCGTGATCATCGGGCGCGAGGTGTACAGCGGCAAGGGGTACATCTACGACCCGTTCCAGCTGTACGGCCAGCAGTTGCCCGCCCCCCACTGGCTGGTGCTCGGCGAGTCCGGCAACGGCAAGTCGGCGCTGGAGAAGACGTACGTGCTGCGCCAGCTGCGCTTCCGCGACCGCCAGGTCGTCGTCCTGGACGCGCAGGGCGAGGACGGCGTCGGCGAGTGGAACCTCATCGCGCAGGAGCTGGGGATAACTCCCATCCGCCTGGACCCGATGGCCGCGCTCGACGGCGGCATCCGGCTCAACCCGCTCGACCCGTCGATCACCACCACGGGGCAGCTGGCGCTGCTCCGGACGATCATCGAGGTCGCGATGGGGCACGGCCTGGACGAGCGGTCCGGCTTCGCCCTCAAGGTCGCGCACGCGTACGTGAACCAGACCATCACCAACCGCCAGCCCGTCCTCACCGACATCGTCGAGCAGCTGCGCCACCCGGAGGCCGAGTCGGCGTCCGCGATGAACGTCGACATAGACGACGTACGGGCCTGGGGCCTGGACGTCGCCCTCGTCCTCGACCGCCTCGTCGACGGTGACCTGCGCGGCATGTTCGACGGTCCGACGACGGTCGGCATCGACCTCGACGCGCCGCTGATCGTCTTCGACCTGTCCCACATCGACCGCAACTCGATCGCGATGCCCATCCTGATGGCGATCGTCGGCGTGTGGCTGGAGCACACCTGGATCCGGCCGGACCGCAAGAAGCGCATCTTCCTGGTGGAGGAGGCGTGGCACATCATCAACAGCCCGTTCGTCGCCCAGCTCTTCCAGCGGCTGCTGAAGTTCGGCCGGCGGCTCGGCCTGTCGTTCGTGGCGGTGGTCCACCACCTCTCCGACGTCGTGGACGGGGCGGCGGCGCGCGAGGCGGCGGCGATCCTGAAGATGGCGTCGACCAGGACCATCTACGCCCAGAAGGCGGACGAGGCACGGGCGACCGGCCGGGTGCTGGGGCTGCCCCGGTGGGCGGTGGAGATCATCCCGACGCTCACGCCCGGTATCGCCGTGTGGGACGTCAACGGCAATGTGCAGGTGGTCAAACACCTGGTCACGGAGGCGGAACGGCCGCTGGTCTACACGGACCGGGCGATGACGGAGTCGTCCGTGCCGGAGGACATCCAGGCCGCGGAATGGGAGGCGGAGCGGCGCGCGGCGCTCATCGAGCAGCAGATGAACGAGTCCTCGCAGTCAACGGTGGCATGA
- a CDS encoding type IV secretory system conjugative DNA transfer family protein, which yields MDRKPEERGIPDGLLVGLLGFLLGITLLVWTATGLAGLFAHGAWPDGVTFSSTPLAIRGLVAEPHDLAGAWPATPPGQLSGYGLFWGLLISELLVLVVLAVFVLGTLARWRAVRAAARAARMAPGAPAVRRGPAPGSAQAPAPVPAPTPAPVPKPAQPDPVPRTCPDPLSHTYPAPPAPQDTVLDAHQSAPRLLYGAASARRPVARRAIEEADGPALVVTSDPALWADTKDARAKLGPVLVYDPGHLCDTPARLHWSPTRGCEDTATAALRAAALLAPVRPRARMDGAVADTAETLLGCWLHAAAVDGRPFKQVHRWAQNNGAHEPVRVLRTHPKATNSHAGLLESALTAYPERREAAQELTVRALSSLSSVHIREACAPNRTDSLALESFIAEGGTLYVVGEPIEDPRTRPGAMPLLTALASDVVEHGRRMAARSSDGRLDPPLTLVLDDVAAVAPLPRLPDLLATGHEQGLPAHVLLRSAEQGRARWPDRPLAPLTP from the coding sequence ATGGACCGCAAACCCGAGGAACGGGGCATCCCCGACGGCCTGCTGGTGGGGCTGCTGGGGTTCCTGCTGGGCATCACACTGCTGGTGTGGACGGCGACCGGCCTGGCGGGGCTGTTCGCGCACGGGGCGTGGCCGGACGGGGTGACGTTCTCGTCGACGCCGCTCGCGATACGGGGCCTGGTCGCCGAGCCCCACGACCTCGCCGGGGCCTGGCCGGCCACGCCGCCCGGCCAGCTCTCGGGGTACGGGCTGTTCTGGGGCCTGCTCATCAGCGAACTGCTGGTACTGGTGGTGCTGGCCGTGTTCGTGCTCGGGACACTGGCCCGCTGGCGTGCGGTACGGGCGGCGGCCCGAGCGGCCCGCATGGCGCCGGGAGCACCAGCGGTACGGAGGGGCCCGGCGCCCGGTTCCGCGCAGGCCCCCGCGCCGGTCCCGGCACCCACCCCGGCTCCCGTCCCGAAACCCGCTCAGCCCGATCCCGTACCGCGTACGTGTCCCGATCCCCTGTCGCATACGTACCCGGCGCCTCCCGCGCCCCAGGACACGGTGCTGGACGCACACCAGTCCGCGCCCCGCCTCCTCTACGGCGCCGCCTCCGCCCGGCGACCCGTGGCCCGCCGGGCGATCGAGGAGGCCGACGGACCCGCGCTGGTCGTCACCTCCGACCCGGCCCTCTGGGCGGACACCAAGGACGCCCGCGCCAAGCTGGGCCCCGTCCTGGTCTACGACCCCGGCCACCTGTGCGACACGCCCGCCCGGCTGCACTGGTCGCCCACCCGCGGCTGCGAGGACACCGCCACGGCCGCCCTCCGCGCCGCCGCGCTCCTCGCCCCGGTGCGCCCCCGGGCCCGGATGGACGGCGCCGTCGCCGACACCGCCGAAACGCTCCTGGGCTGCTGGCTGCACGCCGCCGCCGTGGACGGGCGGCCGTTCAAGCAGGTGCACCGCTGGGCGCAGAACAACGGCGCCCACGAGCCCGTACGCGTACTCCGCACCCACCCCAAGGCCACCAACAGCCACGCCGGCCTGCTCGAGTCGGCCCTCACCGCGTACCCGGAACGGCGCGAGGCCGCACAGGAGTTGACGGTACGGGCGCTGTCGTCGCTGTCCTCCGTCCACATCCGCGAGGCGTGCGCACCGAATCGAACTGATTCGCTGGCGCTGGAATCATTCATCGCCGAAGGGGGCACCCTTTATGTGGTGGGTGAACCGATCGAGGACCCGAGGACCCGCCCGGGCGCGATGCCCCTTCTGACCGCGCTCGCCTCAGACGTGGTCGAGCACGGCCGCCGCATGGCCGCACGGTCATCCGACGGTCGGCTCGACCCACCACTCACGCTCGTCCTCGACGACGTCGCGGCCGTGGCCCCACTGCCCCGCCTCCCCGACCTGCTAGCGACCGGTCACGAACAGGGCCTCCCGGCGCACGTCCTGCTCCGCTCGGCCGAACAGGGCCGTGCCCGCTGGCCCGACCGGCCGCTCGCACCGCTCACACCGTGA
- a CDS encoding SCO6880 family protein, producing MTTQSHPITPRRTYLIGRARPNAIVGKNRETGEIALIIAGAFLGMMSGLLVPVLSLRIVALMGFPMLALAAVYVPYKGRTFYKWFEINRSYKRTLRQGTAYRSAAVEAGTRLDGREVEVGPPPGIGRINWLAAPFGPDEIAVLLHADRRTVTAAIEIEGPGVGLRDSEDQEALVDRFGTLLKHVANGDGFVTRLQMLARTLPADPDAHAKDVAQRGDPGAPGWLRDSYDQLQSMVSTSSEQHRAYLVACMHYTRELAAEAHAMARAARQATGVRKLDKDAGLAVVMARELTDICARLAEADIRVRQPLGQSRLASLVHSMYDPDHPIDHIQAMTKRNAWPAELDAVEPTYLQAKTRESSTRAPWCHATAWVKEWPMTPVGVNFLAPLLVHTPDVIRTVAVCMDLEPTEVAIERMLTEKTNDEAEASRAAKMNRTVDPRDIAAHGRLDQRGEDLASGAAGVNLVGYITVSSRTPEALARDKRTIRASAGKSYLKLEWCDREHHRAFVNTLPFATGIRR from the coding sequence TTGACGACCCAGTCCCATCCGATCACGCCCCGCCGCACGTATCTCATCGGCCGTGCCCGGCCGAACGCGATCGTCGGCAAGAACCGCGAGACCGGCGAGATCGCCCTGATCATCGCCGGCGCGTTCCTCGGCATGATGAGCGGGCTGCTGGTCCCCGTCCTGTCCCTGCGGATCGTGGCCCTCATGGGCTTCCCCATGCTGGCGCTCGCCGCCGTGTACGTCCCGTACAAGGGCCGCACCTTCTACAAGTGGTTCGAGATCAACCGCAGCTACAAGCGCACCCTCCGCCAGGGCACCGCCTACCGCTCCGCCGCCGTCGAGGCGGGCACCCGGCTCGACGGCCGGGAGGTCGAGGTCGGACCGCCGCCCGGCATCGGCCGCATCAACTGGCTCGCGGCGCCCTTCGGGCCGGACGAGATCGCCGTCCTCCTCCACGCCGACCGCCGCACCGTCACCGCCGCCATCGAGATCGAGGGCCCGGGCGTCGGCCTGCGCGACAGCGAGGACCAGGAAGCCCTGGTGGACCGTTTCGGCACCCTCCTCAAGCACGTCGCCAACGGCGACGGCTTCGTGACCCGCCTTCAGATGCTGGCCCGCACCCTCCCCGCCGACCCCGACGCCCACGCCAAGGATGTCGCCCAGCGCGGCGACCCCGGCGCGCCCGGCTGGCTCCGCGACTCCTACGACCAGCTCCAGTCCATGGTGTCGACCTCCAGCGAGCAGCACCGCGCCTACCTCGTCGCCTGCATGCACTACACCCGCGAACTGGCGGCCGAGGCCCACGCCATGGCCCGCGCCGCCCGCCAGGCCACCGGCGTCCGCAAGCTCGACAAGGACGCCGGCCTCGCGGTCGTCATGGCCCGCGAGCTGACCGACATCTGCGCCCGCCTCGCCGAGGCCGACATCCGGGTGCGCCAGCCGCTGGGCCAGTCGCGGCTCGCCTCCCTCGTGCACTCCATGTACGACCCGGACCACCCCATCGACCACATCCAGGCGATGACGAAACGAAACGCTTGGCCCGCCGAACTGGACGCCGTCGAGCCGACGTACCTCCAGGCCAAGACCCGCGAGTCGTCGACCCGCGCCCCCTGGTGCCACGCCACCGCCTGGGTGAAGGAGTGGCCGATGACACCCGTCGGCGTCAACTTCCTGGCGCCCCTGCTCGTCCACACCCCGGACGTCATCCGCACCGTCGCCGTCTGCATGGACCTCGAACCCACCGAGGTCGCCATCGAGCGCATGCTGACGGAGAAGACCAACGACGAGGCGGAGGCCAGCCGCGCCGCCAAGATGAACCGCACCGTGGACCCGCGCGACATCGCCGCCCACGGCCGGCTCGACCAGCGGGGTGAAGATCTCGCCAGCGGCGCGGCGGGAGTGAATCTTGTCGGGTACATCACTGTGTCGTCTCGTACGCCCGAGGCCCTGGCCCGGGACAAGCGGACGATCAGGGCCTCGGCCGGCAAGTCGTATCTGAAGCTGGAGTGGTGCGACCGCGAGCACCACCGGGCCTTTGTGAACACCTTGCCGTTCGCGACCGGCATCCGCCGTTAG
- a CDS encoding phosphatase PAP2 family protein — translation MAGLASDGSNPDVGLLYDINGLAKDAPSWFDRIMSFTGEYGIMLAMVLVVLWCWWSVRRRGSAEDSVTAVAGLAWAPLAAGIALLVNIPIRGFVERPRPFNDHQLEVLVAGKTDFSFVSDHATMAMAIGVGVFVANRRFGLAAIGLALAEGFCRVYMGVHYPTDVVGGFALGTAVALLLAPVALALLTPLVSAIARSRRAGWLVRSRKAPARERHETLDIAEPRLGSGSASGTGENDLAA, via the coding sequence ATGGCTGGACTCGCATCGGACGGTTCGAACCCCGATGTCGGCCTGCTCTACGACATCAACGGCCTGGCGAAGGACGCCCCTTCGTGGTTCGACCGGATCATGAGCTTCACCGGTGAGTACGGGATCATGCTGGCGATGGTGCTGGTCGTGCTCTGGTGCTGGTGGAGCGTGCGCCGGCGCGGGAGCGCGGAGGACTCCGTCACCGCCGTCGCCGGCCTGGCCTGGGCCCCCCTCGCCGCCGGGATCGCCCTCCTGGTCAACATCCCCATCCGCGGGTTCGTCGAACGGCCCCGGCCGTTCAACGACCACCAGCTGGAAGTGCTGGTGGCCGGGAAGACCGACTTCTCCTTCGTCAGCGACCACGCCACCATGGCGATGGCCATCGGCGTCGGGGTCTTCGTCGCCAACCGCAGGTTCGGCCTCGCCGCCATCGGACTGGCCCTCGCCGAGGGCTTCTGCCGCGTCTACATGGGCGTCCACTACCCCACGGACGTCGTCGGCGGGTTCGCCCTCGGTACGGCGGTGGCGCTGCTCCTCGCCCCCGTCGCCCTCGCGCTCCTGACCCCCCTGGTGTCCGCGATCGCCCGCTCCCGGCGCGCCGGGTGGCTCGTACGGTCGCGGAAGGCGCCCGCGCGGGAGCGCCACGAGACGCTCGACATCGCCGAACCCCGGCTCGGCTCGGGCTCCGCCTCGGGCACCGGCGAGAACGACCTGGCCGCCTGA
- a CDS encoding inorganic phosphate transporter, with protein MDTFALVVTIGVALGFTYTNGFHDSANAIATSVSTRALTPRAALAMAAVMNLAGAFLGSGVAKTVSEGLIATPEGSRGMGILFAALVGAIVWNLITWYFGLPSSSSHALFGGMVGAALAGGTTVYWGGVVDKIVIPMFVSPVVGLVAGYLVMCVILWLFRKANPHKAKRGFRIAQTVSAAGMALGHGLQDAQKTMGIVVMALVIADVQNAGDEIPIWVKIACAVMLSLGTYAGGWRIMRTLGRKIIELDPPQGFAAETTGASIMFGSAFIFHAPISTTHVITSAIMGVGATKRVNAVRWGVAKNIILGWFITMPAAALVAAVSFYGVQLFFG; from the coding sequence GTGGACACCTTCGCACTGGTCGTGACCATCGGTGTCGCGCTCGGCTTCACGTATACCAACGGCTTCCACGACTCGGCGAACGCCATCGCCACATCCGTCTCCACGCGGGCCCTGACCCCGCGCGCGGCGCTCGCCATGGCCGCGGTGATGAACCTCGCGGGTGCCTTCCTCGGCAGCGGTGTCGCCAAGACCGTGAGCGAGGGCCTGATCGCCACGCCCGAGGGTTCGCGGGGCATGGGCATCCTGTTCGCGGCGCTGGTGGGCGCGATCGTCTGGAACCTGATCACCTGGTACTTCGGTCTGCCGTCGTCGTCCTCGCACGCGCTGTTCGGCGGCATGGTGGGCGCGGCCCTCGCGGGCGGGACGACCGTCTACTGGGGCGGCGTCGTCGACAAGATCGTCATCCCCATGTTCGTGTCGCCGGTGGTCGGCCTGGTCGCCGGATACCTGGTGATGTGCGTGATCCTCTGGCTCTTCCGCAAGGCGAACCCGCACAAGGCGAAGCGGGGCTTCCGTATCGCGCAGACCGTCTCGGCGGCGGGCATGGCCCTCGGTCACGGCCTCCAGGACGCCCAGAAGACGATGGGCATCGTGGTGATGGCCCTGGTCATCGCCGATGTCCAGAACGCCGGCGACGAGATCCCGATCTGGGTCAAGATCGCGTGCGCGGTGATGCTGTCGCTGGGTACGTACGCGGGCGGCTGGCGCATCATGCGTACGCTCGGCCGCAAGATCATCGAGCTGGATCCGCCGCAGGGGTTCGCCGCGGAGACCACGGGGGCGTCGATCATGTTCGGCTCGGCGTTCATCTTCCACGCGCCGATCTCGACGACGCACGTCATCACGTCCGCGATCATGGGCGTGGGCGCGACGAAGCGGGTGAACGCCGTGCGGTGGGGCGTGGCGAAGAACATCATCCTCGGCTGGTTCATCACCATGCCGGCCGCGGCGCTGGTCGCGGCGGTGAGCTTCTACGGCGTGCAGCTGTTCTTCGGCTGA
- a CDS encoding NAD(P)-dependent oxidoreductase, translating to MPAPVTVIGLGPMGQAMAAAFLDHGHRVTLWNRTASRADALVARGAHLAGTVEEALTASGLAVLSLTDYDAMYAVLDGTDPAALAGRVLVNLSSDTPAKAREGAAWAAERGAAHLTGGVLTPPSGIGSPEATTLYSGPREVFDAHRATLEVLTAADHRGDDPGTAALLYQLNMTMFWTALASYWQAVALADAHGLKAADLLPLAVDALNLQQFLEFYSPRIDAGDHTGDVDRLAMGAASVEHVLHTIRDAGVDATLPAALLELFRRGLAAGHGADSASSLVEVLKKPAP from the coding sequence GTGCCCGCTCCCGTCACCGTCATCGGCCTCGGCCCCATGGGACAGGCGATGGCCGCCGCGTTCCTCGACCACGGCCACCGCGTCACCCTCTGGAACCGCACCGCCTCCCGCGCCGACGCCCTCGTCGCACGCGGCGCGCACCTCGCCGGCACCGTCGAGGAGGCCCTGACCGCGTCCGGGCTGGCCGTGCTGAGCCTCACCGACTACGACGCGATGTACGCCGTACTGGACGGCACCGACCCCGCCGCCCTCGCCGGCCGGGTCCTCGTCAACCTCAGCTCCGACACACCGGCCAAGGCGCGCGAGGGCGCCGCCTGGGCCGCCGAGCGGGGCGCCGCGCACCTCACCGGCGGCGTGCTGACCCCGCCCTCCGGCATCGGCAGCCCCGAGGCGACCACCCTCTACAGCGGCCCCCGCGAGGTGTTCGACGCCCACCGCGCCACCCTGGAGGTCCTCACCGCTGCCGACCACCGCGGCGACGACCCGGGCACGGCCGCGCTGCTCTACCAGCTCAACATGACGATGTTCTGGACCGCCCTCGCGAGCTACTGGCAGGCCGTCGCCCTGGCGGACGCCCACGGACTGAAGGCCGCCGACCTCCTGCCCCTCGCCGTCGACGCCCTGAACCTCCAGCAGTTCCTGGAGTTCTACTCACCCCGCATCGACGCCGGCGACCACACGGGTGACGTCGACCGGCTCGCCATGGGCGCGGCGAGCGTCGAGCACGTCCTGCACACCATCCGGGACGCGGGCGTCGACGCCACCCTCCCGGCCGCCCTGCTCGAGCTCTTCCGGCGCGGCCTCGCCGCCGGACACGGCGCCGACAGCGCGTCCAGTCTCGTCGAGGTGCTGAAGAAGCCCGCCCCGTAA
- a CDS encoding DUF47 domain-containing protein yields the protein MRFRLTPRETSFYDMFSASADNIVTGSKLLMELLGADSSARAEIAERMRAAEHAGDDATHAIFHQLNSSFITPFDREDIYNLASSLDDIMDFMEEAVDLVVLYNVEELPKGVEQQIEVLSRAAELTAEAMPHLRTMTNLTEYWIEVNRLENQADQIHRKLLAHLFNGKYDAIEVLKLKQIVDVLEEAADAFEHVANTVETIAVKES from the coding sequence GTGCGCTTTCGTCTGACCCCCAGGGAGACGAGCTTCTACGACATGTTCTCCGCGTCCGCGGACAACATCGTCACGGGCTCCAAGCTCCTGATGGAACTGCTCGGAGCGGATTCGTCCGCCCGGGCCGAGATCGCGGAGCGGATGCGGGCAGCGGAGCACGCGGGCGACGACGCGACCCACGCGATCTTCCACCAGCTGAACTCCTCCTTCATCACGCCGTTCGACCGCGAGGACATCTACAACCTCGCCTCGTCGCTCGACGACATCATGGACTTCATGGAGGAGGCCGTCGACCTCGTCGTCCTCTACAACGTCGAGGAACTGCCGAAGGGCGTCGAGCAGCAGATCGAGGTCCTGTCCCGGGCGGCCGAGCTGACCGCCGAGGCCATGCCGCACCTGCGGACGATGACCAACCTCACCGAGTACTGGATCGAGGTCAACCGGCTGGAGAACCAGGCGGACCAGATCCACCGCAAGCTGCTCGCCCACCTCTTCAACGGCAAGTACGACGCCATCGAGGTGCTCAAGCTGAAGCAGATCGTGGACGTGCTGGAAGAGGCCGCCGACGCGTTCGAGCACGTGGCCAACACCGTGGAGACCATCGCGGTCAAGGAGTCCTGA
- a CDS encoding TetR/AcrR family transcriptional regulator, with product MQTSAPSGSPASTPGTRDRIVLAAARLVQRQGYVGTGIKQIAKEAGATLGSVYHFFPGGKEAVAVAAIRHGDEEFAAILREALDSEDDPAAAVEACARLLATALRESGWTDGCPVTATALETLGTDSEIQRVCADALRGWQDLVAGRLLRAGLARPDAHEVAGTVISTLEGAEVTAQVTRSEEPLLQAGRQLARLVGTYR from the coding sequence ATGCAGACCAGCGCCCCCTCGGGCTCCCCCGCGAGCACCCCCGGCACCCGCGACCGGATCGTCCTGGCCGCCGCCCGGCTCGTACAGCGGCAGGGATACGTCGGCACGGGCATCAAGCAGATCGCCAAGGAGGCCGGCGCCACCCTCGGCTCCGTCTACCACTTCTTCCCCGGCGGGAAGGAGGCCGTGGCCGTGGCCGCGATCCGGCACGGGGACGAGGAGTTCGCCGCGATCCTGCGGGAGGCACTGGACAGCGAGGACGACCCGGCGGCGGCGGTCGAGGCCTGCGCCCGCCTGCTCGCCACGGCACTGCGCGAGTCCGGCTGGACCGACGGCTGCCCCGTCACGGCCACCGCGCTGGAGACCCTCGGCACCGACTCGGAGATCCAGCGGGTGTGCGCCGACGCCCTGCGCGGCTGGCAGGACCTGGTGGCCGGCCGACTGCTGCGCGCCGGTCTCGCGCGGCCCGACGCCCACGAGGTCGCCGGCACGGTCATCAGCACCCTGGAGGGGGCCGAGGTGACGGCCCAGGTCACCCGCAGCGAGGAGCCCCTGCTCCAGGCCGGCCGGCAGCTGGCCCGCCTGGTGGGGACGTACCGCTGA